One Williamsia phyllosphaerae genomic window, ATCAACTTCACCAACATCTGCTACACCGGATGCCGGTTCTGCGCGTTCGCGCAGCGAAAGGGCGATGCCGACGCCTACACGCTCTCGGCCGACGAGGTCGCCGACCGGGCGTGGGAGGCACACGTCGCCGGCGCCACCGAGGTCTGCATGCAGGGCGGCATCGATCCGGAGTTGCCCGTCACCGGCTACGCCGATCTGGTGCGGGCGGTGAAGGCGAAGGTGCCCTCGATGCACGTGCACGCGTTCTCACCGATGGAGATCGTGAACGGGGCGTCACGGGGTGGACAGAGCGTGCGGGAATGGCTCACTCAGCTGCGCGAGGCCGGACTCGACACGATCCCCGGCACCGCGGCGGAGATCCTCGACGACGAGGTCCGCTGGGTGCTCACCAAGGGCAAGCTGCCCACCGCGTCCTGGATCGATGTGGTCACCACGGCCCACGAGGTGGGCCTGCGGTCGAGCTCGACGATGATGTACGGCCACGTCGACGCGCCGAAGCACTGGGTCGGCCACCTCAACATCCTGCGCGGCATCCAGGACCGCACCGGCGGTTTCACCGAGTTCGTGCCGCTGCCGTTCGTGCACCAGAGCTCGCCGCTCTACCTGGCGGGAGCATCGCGACCGGGTCCGACCCACCGCGACAACCGCGCGGTGCACGCCCTCGCGCGCGTCATGCTGCACGGGCGCATCGACAACATCCAGACCAGCTGGGTCAAGCTCGGCACGGCCGGCACCCAGGTGATGCTGCAGGGCGGCGCCAACGACCTCGGCGGCACGTTGATGGAGGAGACCATCTCCCGCATGGCCGGGTCGCAGCACGGCTCGGAGAAGACCGTCGCCGAGTTGCGGTCGATCGCCGAACAGATCGGCCGCCCCGCGCGGGAGCGGACGACCGTCCACGCCCGACGCGAGACGGCCGCCTGATGGCGCAGCGCACGATCAGCGACCGCGACGTCGCACGGGTGCTCCACACCGCGACCGGGGTGATCAACCCGGTTCTCGACATCGTGGAGGGCTGCGATGTCCTGGGTGTGAAACACCTGACGTTCACCGACTCGGCCGACGACGACTCGCTGCTGGCCAAGGCCACCGACTCGCTGCGCTGGGTCACCGACCACACCGGTCTACCCGGCACCGCGACGTGGGCGAAGTGGAACGTCGAGCAGCGCACCGAGTGGTGGGTCGGCCGCGTCGGTCGGCTCAGCACGGTCCTGGTGGCCTATCCCGGTGTGTTCGGGGCGATCTCGAACCGTCTGCCGCTGCAGGATCTGCTCGGGTTCGCACAGCAGGCGTTCGTCATCTGCGCGGTCCAGCGGGTGCACGGGGTGCGCGACCGGTATGAACAGACGGATCAGCTCGTCGCCGTCCTGTGTGATCGGATCGTCGACTCCCGAACGCTGCTGTCGCAGCCGGCGCAGGACTCGTCGTCACCCTCCGCCGACATCGAGAAGGCGGTGGACGCCGCGCAGGATCGCACACGGTCGCTGAGCCCGGCCGGCATCGTGAAGGCGGTGTGGGCGACGGTCGCCCTCCTGCGGTCGATCTCCGACGTGCTCTCGCACCGCCCGTCACCGAAGCAGCCGTGGCGGTTGCTCAGTGCGCTTCCGGTGGTCGGTGCGGTGGCCGACTACGTGGGGGAGCGCTCGGCCCTGCGACGCGCATCCGAGGCCGCCGTGGCCAGTCTGCGGGCCCCGGTCCGCGTCTGACCGCGCGCCGATCAACCGGTGGCGGCGATGACCCGCCCGGTCGCGGTGTCGTACAGCCGGATTCCGCACGGCCCCGATCCGACGATGCGGGTCCCGTCGCCGGAGAACTGCGCCGTGGTCCCGAGGTTGCACCGCTGCGCATCGGTGGCCGCCTGCAGCGTTCTCCCGGTGGTCGGATCTGCGCTGTCGTACAGCGCGAGCCCGCACCCCGCGATCATGAACGTCGTCCCGTCCGGGCTGTACTCGACGGTGGTTCCCGGCGTCGAGAACTCGGTGGTGCATTGTCGCGGGTCGGGTAACGCGATGTCGTGGGATCGGCGAGGTGCCGTGGCATCGAAGGTGGTCAGCGTCTGGCGTTGGTAGGGGGCCTGATCCCCTGTGGTGGAGACGGTTCGGGTGGTGAGCACCGCAATCGACGTGCCGTCTGAACCCAGGGCGGTGTCGAAACGGTCCTCGCCCGCGCCGTCGGAACGGGCCAGGGTCGTCATCCGGCCGCGTGAGGTGTCGTACATCCACACGGTGGTGCCGGCCGCCGGTTGGCCTGGCCCCGCCGGTGGCGAGATCGTCTGCCCGACCGCCACCGGGCTCCCCTCTCGCACCGCCACGTTCCGGATCGTGGATTGCCCGGTGCCGCTGCCCTTGTCGATGTCGGTACGCGCGAGGAGCTCGCCGGTCGACGCCGACCACGTCGCGACACCGGCAAAGGTCGTCGAGGTCGTCTGCGCGCCGGATCGAGGGGATGTGAACCCTGCGACGATCGTGTCGCCGTCGGGTGTGTAGGCCAGCGCCGGTGGGAAAGCCATGCGGGCCGCGGTGATGGATTCGAGGGTGTGGTCGATGGTGGCTGTGCCCGCGTTCCACAGGCGGACGATCCGTCGGACGCCGTCGTACGGCTCGCCCGGCGGCCCGGCGAAGTCGTTGCCCGCGTAGGTGGTGATCTGCGTGCCGTCAGGACCGACCGCGAACATCGATCGGGTGGCCGGGGTGTTGCCCAGAGGACCGCCGCCGTCGGTGCCGTCAGGATTGCCCTCCCCTGGTCGGGCGTAGGTCGCGATGAGGCGGCCCGTCGTGATGTCCCAGGCGCGCAGGAGCGCGCCACGGTGATGCGGATCATCGGTGACGACCCTGGATCCGTCGGGGGTGAACGCCATGGCCGTGGGCCGCGGGATCGGGGCCGTCAGCACCCGGGCGCCGGACCGTGCGTCCCAGACCCACAGCTCGGTGGGGCCGTGGCGCGACACGGCCGAACCGGCGCCGTACCCGACCCCGGGGGTGACTTCCCGTCCGGCGAGTGACTCCACGACGGCGGCGACACGGGTGCCGTCGGGAGAGAGGGCGACCGGGTACACCTCACGGCCGGCGAGACTGCCGAGAAGACGCGTCGCTCCGGTGGTCGACGCCGACGCGTCGTCGGTGAACGCCGGTGACTCGAGCGGGCCCGTCGACATCGAGAGGTCCGACGGGCCGGCGGTGTCCGACGTCGTGCACCCGACGAGGCACGCCGCGACGGTTACCGCGGCGCCGGCCAACCGTGCGACGGTGTCCGTCTGTCCGGCCATGCGAGTGATCTTCCCGCGATTCCCGCTGTTGGGCTCTCGTTCGCCGCTTTTGGGCTGTTGTCGCAGCACGCAGCAGAACGTGGGCCCAACGCGCGGGAACGAAGGCCCAACGCGCGAACGGCTCACCCGGCGTCGGTCAGTCGGCGACCAGCTGCACTCGCGACCCGAAGTGGGCCTCGGTGCCACCCTCGCGTTGACGGCCGATGACGTACCGGCCCGGCGCGATACCGGTAGCCCCGTGCTCGGGGTGGATCAGGTACGCGACGACCTCGGTGTCGAGGATTCCCAGGGCGAGGCCGCGGGTGTCGTGCACGGGGGTCGACCACGTGCAGATCCCCGTGTCGGCGACGAGGCTGTGCGGGTTGCCTCCGGCCGCACTGCGCAGCAATTCGATCCCCGACAGTGGCACGTCGGCCGACCGCGACCAGGCGACGGTGGTGACCGCGTCCGCCAGGAGTCGATGGGGGACCACGATGAGATCGCCCTGGGCCTGCAGCCCGTCGATCACGGGGATGGACACCGAGCGGTCGAGATGGTCGAGGACGTCGAGTCCGGTGAGGTCGGTGAGAGTGGACAGGGTCATCACGTTCATGGGGGCACCTTGGGTCGATGAATGGGCTTGTGTCGATGGGTGGAACGGGGCTCGAGATGTGGTCATGTTCTGCGGGCGAGCCGGGCGTAGTCAGAACCGCGGATGCCGTAGGTCCAGCCCGCGGCGTCGAGCGCCGAGCCGATCCACGGGGGCACGCGCAGTCCGTAACGCCTGCGCTGCCCGTCCCGTTCGGTGGAACCGTTGACCACGAGCAGAATTCGTTCGCGACGCCCCCAGCCGTCCGGCGTCGTGTAGAGCCGCAGCCGGTTCCCGGTGTTACCGGGATCATCGGCCTGATCGATCTCGTCCAGCCCGGCGGTGTCGACGTAGGTGTCCCATCCGATGCGTTCGATGGCGCACCGGCGGACCTCGACATTGCGTTCGCGGGCGATCCGCTCGACGGTCGGTTCGCGCACGACCCATGCCGGGATGATCGTCCCGTGATGGGCGAAAACCTGTTGACCGTCCGTGAATTCGATCGCCGGCTCGTCGTCGCGATGTAGACGCTGCTGGTTGAACTGCCCGTTCGGCGCGGTCTCGGTGTGCAGGGCAGTCGGTCGCTCCGCCATCACGCACACGTCGTCGAAGGCCCACCACCATCCGGTCGCACGGGTGAGAGTGGCGAGCACCGCGAGAAGGTCGAGGTCCTCGGGTCGGAACATCGCGAGCCGCGAGCGTCGGTAGTAGTCGTAGTACGCGACGCGGTGGGCTTCCTGCTGCCCGTACCAGGTCACCGCGCCGACGAACGGCGGCATGAGGGTGCGTATCGCGGCGGCCACGCCATCGAACAGGCTGGTGTGCAACGAATCCCAGATCGACGCACGGAGGAACTGGTAGGCGCTCATCGCGGTGTCCTCCGAGACCCGCCACGAGGGCACTCCCGGGATCGCCGTCATCTGGCGCTCACCCCAGGGGGTGCGATGGGCCCCCGCTATCCGCGCGTTCATGCGGGTACGGGACGCGGAGAGCATGTGGGCGATGCGGGTCGGAGCGCCGTCGAGGCTGTCGATGCTGATGGACACCACGTCGGCCCGGCCCATCGTGGACATCAGCTCCTGGGCGGCCGGTGGTGAGGTCGTCCAGACGAACTCGGGCTCGCGACATCCTGCCCGCCGATACAGTTCTGCGACAGCAGATTCCGCCGCGGCGCGGTCGGAGGGATGAGCGAGGGTCCCACAGGAGAGCCACGCATCACGATACGTGGACAGATCAGGTATCGGCCCGGATTCGGGATCGGTGCGGGTGGGGAACGGGATTCGCGGTGGTCGAGTGACTGTGCGAATCGGTGCGGCGCTCACGCGATGGTGGCGGAATCCGCCTTTCCGGTGGTCATGCCATCAAAGGTGACACGTACGGTCGCCGAACGCAAGACCCGCGTGCACCGATGTCTCAGACCGCGCCCGCCTCGACCAGTGCCTCATAGCCACCGATGACGTCGGTTGCGCGATGTAATCCCAACTG contains:
- a CDS encoding WD40 repeat domain-containing protein codes for the protein MAGQTDTVARLAGAAVTVAACLVGCTTSDTAGPSDLSMSTGPLESPAFTDDASASTTGATRLLGSLAGREVYPVALSPDGTRVAAVVESLAGREVTPGVGYGAGSAVSRHGPTELWVWDARSGARVLTAPIPRPTAMAFTPDGSRVVTDDPHHRGALLRAWDITTGRLIATYARPGEGNPDGTDGGGPLGNTPATRSMFAVGPDGTQITTYAGNDFAGPPGEPYDGVRRIVRLWNAGTATIDHTLESITAARMAFPPALAYTPDGDTIVAGFTSPRSGAQTTSTTFAGVATWSASTGELLARTDIDKGSGTGQSTIRNVAVREGSPVAVGQTISPPAGPGQPAAGTTVWMYDTSRGRMTTLARSDGAGEDRFDTALGSDGTSIAVLTTRTVSTTGDQAPYQRQTLTTFDATAPRRSHDIALPDPRQCTTEFSTPGTTVEYSPDGTTFMIAGCGLALYDSADPTTGRTLQAATDAQRCNLGTTAQFSGDGTRIVGSGPCGIRLYDTATGRVIAATG
- a CDS encoding DUF6745 domain-containing protein yields the protein MSTMGRADVVSISIDSLDGAPTRIAHMLSASRTRMNARIAGAHRTPWGERQMTAIPGVPSWRVSEDTAMSAYQFLRASIWDSLHTSLFDGVAAAIRTLMPPFVGAVTWYGQQEAHRVAYYDYYRRSRLAMFRPEDLDLLAVLATLTRATGWWWAFDDVCVMAERPTALHTETAPNGQFNQQRLHRDDEPAIEFTDGQQVFAHHGTIIPAWVVREPTVERIARERNVEVRRCAIERIGWDTYVDTAGLDEIDQADDPGNTGNRLRLYTTPDGWGRRERILLVVNGSTERDGQRRRYGLRVPPWIGSALDAAGWTYGIRGSDYARLARRT